A single region of the Corticium candelabrum chromosome 15, ooCorCand1.1, whole genome shotgun sequence genome encodes:
- the LOC134190483 gene encoding uncharacterized protein LOC134190483 isoform X2: MSEIFTPDDESIDGSESGIVSEQVMILANSILAELQRVMDTYAVEAHDFTQLTGLITSALEELDFSLTEKSKASFQLEQMEIEMAQLLQRLNEERESRQATDERYISLEDSYGTERRKLLSQVQQVQNENKQLVSKLQTKADHVARLEEERDDINRRYQEHNAKHTEDIGRYLRKIEQLQATEDALRQRTTSVVQKRFRSSSTLSSSSQSKERSLSQKATDVSPLVTSPTEPPKLNDEECSSEKASEPAAPSSVTRGWKEEMMSPTTDLLGNGASTSLHNVIQDMETRRAQIDQEDEKLYAVEQEEIVDEKQNTASLSEELLLSNEPAPHVEQVKQLMSEAQLLETQRQKLTSKNSSLTVQIEELQSEVVKQKTEIQMKEANEQLLEHCIEHLKGEIRRYKEAEKKGSVGDADGSKKKGVLSYTKTELDSVLRQYHFYKEKCHDLQEELQRTRAAALASSQRHQSGIRKLLSRLFTKISGSSSPAPRRADRTLASPRADPSVHRRQKENLKLLSASMTTAPWTVIDTDSFVITNSWKVGHGGIIDPTAPALPMYHSSVPVPEAGVLLLSSVSVCCPCEPVSSVAELQTVPHRVFIWTATFNNDEASQIHVVDVTVPMQAKVTESFLVSDSKVPTMVFVPTIAARAHSGSSAGSETTESLRSNDSSRESYDSHEQGKRRLVKDANEYVAKTFYHSSIWVGTESGWIYIYSTISDPGRQLLVQDMDHPVQCIRFLFDSVFVGTSDGTLAMFKSCSTACCGWDLSNHKRLPLDSKSSLVLSVCMEAVDDQLWVGCSNMINIVDPVTFVVKTSFSVRNRLSSDVSGICCIGKVVCVSMHRSPQLFFLHAHGTQLLQEIDITGLCNLIDCEPAAPLHQPYVSCMLSVNQQIWIGTASGVVMILHLKNAKLNHYDLHTGTNHGHNELGDRHNRTTDQQSVKGAPFTAICSYEDAQMSCFGHLNGVRCLLAVTAEDILKCTMRDITGSFESDDAKQFSWMFSGGYGFVDLQLKDTDERNKRRRLSGVPSTPTLRPVTGKLAHNQRGYCPDSRYDSQQFLFWKL; the protein is encoded by the exons ATGTCTGAAATTTTTACTCCAGACGACGAGTCGATTGACGGCTCAGAGTCTGGGATCGTCTCCGAACAGGTCATGATACTTGCCAACAGCATTCTAGCAGAGTTGCAAAGAGTCATGGATACGTACGCGGTCGAGGCGCACGATTTTACACAACTAACAGGCCTCATTACGTCAGCTCTGGAAGAACTGGACTTCTCTCTAACCGAAAAGAGCAAAGCGTCGTTTCAATTAGAACAGATGGAAATCGAAATGGCACAGCTGCTGCAGCGCTTGAACGAGGAACGAGAATCTAGACAAGCAACAGATGAG CGTTATATTTCTCTGGAAGATAGTTATGGAACGGAGAGACGAAAACTGCTCAgccaagtacagcaagtacagAATGAGAACAAACAGCTGGTTAGCAAACTGCAAACAAAAGCTGACCATG TGGCTCGGCTGGAAGAGGAACGTGATGATATAAATAGAAGATATCAAGAGCATAATGCAAAACATACAGAG GATATTGGACGATATCTGAGGAAGATAGAACAGCTGCAGGCGACTGAAGATGCTTTACG GCAGAGGACGACTAGTGTAGTTCAAAAGCGTTTTCGGTCATCATCCACATTATCTTCATCATCACAGAGTAAAGAACGTAGTCTTAGTCAGAAGGCTACAGATGTAAGTCCTCTTGTCACAAGTCCAACAGAGCCACCTAAGCTGAATGATGAGGAATGCAGCAGTGAAAAGGCTAGTGAACCTGCTGCTCCAAGCTCAGTTACACGAGGCTGGAAGGAAGAAATGATGTCTCCTACAACTGATCTGTTAGGCAATGGTGCCTCTACATCACTTCATAATGTCATACAAGATATGGAGACTAGACGTGCACAAATTGATCAAGAAGATGAAAAATTGTATGCTGTTGAACAAGAGGAAATAGTCGATGAGAAACAAAACACTGCATCCCTCAGTGAAGAACTGTTGCTCAGTAACGAGCCTGCACCTCATG TGGAGCAAGTGAAGCAGCTGATGAGTGAGGCACAATTGTTAGAAACACAAAG acagaaactcACATCAAAGAACAGTTCACTAACAGTACAAATTGAAGAGCTTCAAAG TGAGGTCGTCAAACAAAAAACTGAGATTCAGATGAAAGAAGCAAATGAACAACTTTTGGAACATTGCATTGAACATCTGAAAGGAGAAATTCGAAG ATATAAAGAAGCTGAAAAGAAAGGGTCTGTTGGAGACGCTGATGGCAGTAAAAAGAAA GGAGTATTGAGCTACACTAAGACTGAGCTGGATTCTGTTCTAAGGCAATATCACTTTTATAAAGAGAAATGTCATGATCTTCAAGAAGAGCTGCAGAG AACAAGAGCTGCTGCTTTGGCATCTTCACAACGACATCAGTCTGGCATCAGGAAGCT GCTTTCTCGTCTCTTTACTAAGATAAGTGGGAGCTCTTCTCCAGCTCCTCGTCGTGCAGACAGAACCTTAGC GAGTCCACGAGCTGACCCTTCTGTGCACAGGAGGCAGAAAGAGAATCTGAAACTTCTATCTG CTTCGATGACTACTGCTCCATGGACTGTTATTGACACTGACTCTTTTGTTATTACCAACAGCTGGAAGGTTGGTCATGGAGGAATAATAGATCCCACAGCTCCTGCTCTTCCCATGTATCACAGTTCTGTGCCTGTCCCTGAGGCTGGTGTCTTG CTTCTAAGttcagtgtctgtgtgttgtcctTGTGAGCCAGTTTCGTCAGTTGCAGAGTTGCAGACTGTACCTCATCGAGTGTTCATTTGGACAGCTACATTCAACAACGACGAGGCATCTCAAATCCATGTTGTTGATGTCACAGTTCCAATGCAAGCAAAAGTTACCGAGTCATTCCTTGTCAGTGATTCTAAAGTTCCGACAATGGTATTTGTTCCTACAATAGCAGCAAGAG CTCACTCTGGATCGAGTGCGGGCTCTGAAACAACAGAATCTCTGCGTAGCAATGATTCATCCAGGGAAAGTTATGATAGTCATGAACAAGGAAAGAGACG ATTAGTGAAAGATGCTAATGAGTACGTGGCAAAAACGTTTTACCACTCGTCCATTTGGGTTGGTACGGAGTCAGGATG GATTTACATCTACTCAACTATATCTGATCCTGGCAGACAACTTCTTGTACAAGACATGGACCATCCTGTACAATGCATTAG GTTTCTGTTCGACTCCGTCTTTGTTGGAACAAGTGATGGAACACTAGCTATGTTTAAATCGTGTTCAA CTGCTTGTTGTGGTTGGGATCTCTCAAATCATAAACGACTTCCATTGGATTCCAAGTCGTCTCTCgttttgtcagtctgtatggAGGCTGTTGATGATCAGTTGTGGGTTGGATGTAGCAATATGATCAATATAGTTGACCCTGTTACATTCGTTGTCAAG aCATCATTTTCTGTTCGAAATCGACTTAGTAGCGATGTTTCTGGAATATGCTGTATAGGTAAAGTCGTGTGTGTTTCCATGCACCGTAGTCCGCAGCTCTTCTTCTTACATGCACACGGCACGCAGCTACTTCAAGAAATTGATATCACTGGACTATGCAATCTGATTG ATTGTGAACCTGCTGCACCTCTTCATCAGCCATATGTAAGTTGTATGTTGTCAGTCAACCAACAGATATGGATAGGCACAGCTAGTGGTGTTGTTATGATCCTGCACTTGAAGAATGCTAAACTAAATCACTATGATTTACACACTGGCACTAATCACGGTCACAATGAATTGGGAGACCGACATAATCGAACGACTGATCAGCAATCTGTCAAAGGAGCGCCCTTTACTGCAATCTGTAGTTACGAAGATGCTCAAATGTCCTGCTTTGGTCACTTAAATGGTGTCCGCTGTCTGTTGGCTGTTACTGCAGAGGACATACTGAAGTGCACGATGAGAGACATTACAGGCTCATTTGAATCTGATGATGCCAAGCAATTTAGTTGGATGTTTAGTGGTGGTTATGGATTCGTTGACCTTCAACTGAAAGATACTGACGAACGAAACAAGCGAAGACGGTTGTCTGGTGTTCCATCGACTCCTACATTACGGCCAGTAACTGGTAAATTAGCTCATAACCAGAGAGGGTATTGCCCCGATTCGAGATATGACAGCCAGCAGTTCTTATTCTGGAAATTATAA
- the LOC134190491 gene encoding uncharacterized protein LOC134190491 encodes MDVTAAGATLTVVIIMGMEIYDAAREYRNGRLQLRRTDFLSRIWSAVVRATLSVWKEVRNVYKHTKKEKETEPEDQTSSKRSLRDAATKVKASLGRGRLLKLAAKQEAASSRGKDGNPPIGSMGSKRNLVKKPTSRTMAAMLVR; translated from the coding sequence ATGGACGTGACTGCTGCAGGCGCCACACTGACGGTCGTCATCATAATGGGCATGGAAATTTACGATGCGGCCAGAGAGTACAGGAATGGGCGTCTGCAGTTGAGACGAACAGATTTCCTAAGTCGGATCTGGTCTGCGGTCGTACGCGCTACGTTGTCGGTGTGGAAGGAAGTTCGAAACGTATATAAACATacgaagaaagagaaagagacagaacCCGAAGACCAGACGAGTTCGAAACGTTCGCTGCGAGATGCTGCGACGAAAGTAAAAGCATCGTTGGGCAGAGGGCGACTGTTGAAACTAGCAGCGAAACAGGAGGCGGCGAGTTCGAGAGGAAAGGACGGCAATCCACCGATTGGGTCAATGGGAAGCAAACGGAACCTCGTGAAGAAACCGACGTCGAGAACTATGGCAGCTATGTTGGTCAGGTGA
- the LOC134190483 gene encoding uncharacterized protein LOC134190483 isoform X1: MSEIFTPDDESIDGSESGIVSEQVMILANSILAELQRVMDTYAVEAHDFTQLTGLITSALEELDFSLTEKSKASFQLEQMEIEMAQLLQRLNEERESRQATDERYISLEDSYGTERRKLLSQVQQVQNENKQLVSKLQTKADHVARLEEERDDINRRYQEHNAKHTEDIGRYLRKIEQLQATEDALRQRTTSVVQKRFRSSSTLSSSSQSKERSLSQKATDVSPLVTSPTEPPKLNDEECSSEKASEPAAPSSVTRGWKEEMMSPTTDLLGNGASTSLHNVIQDMETRRAQIDQEDEKLYAVEQEEIVDEKQNTASLSEELLLSNEPAPHVEQVKQLMSEAQLLETQRQKLTSKNSSLTVQIEELQSEVVKQKTEIQMKEANEQLLEHCIEHLKGEIRRYKEAEKKGSVGDADGSKKKGVLSYTKTELDSVLRQYHFYKEKCHDLQEELQRTRAAALASSQRHQSGIRKLLSRLFTKISGSSSPAPRRADRTLASPRADPSVHRRQKENLKLLSASMTTAPWTVIDTDSFVITNSWKVGHGGIIDPTAPALPMYHSSVPVPEAGVLLLSSVSVCCPCEPVSSVAELQTVPHRVFIWTATFNNDEASQIHVVDVTVPMQAKVTESFLVSDSKVPTMVFVPTIAARAHSGSSAGSETTESLRSNDSSRESYDSHEQGKRRSYRASSLTASEVENHPLMPPRLVKDANEYVAKTFYHSSIWVGTESGWIYIYSTISDPGRQLLVQDMDHPVQCIRFLFDSVFVGTSDGTLAMFKSCSTACCGWDLSNHKRLPLDSKSSLVLSVCMEAVDDQLWVGCSNMINIVDPVTFVVKTSFSVRNRLSSDVSGICCIGKVVCVSMHRSPQLFFLHAHGTQLLQEIDITGLCNLIDCEPAAPLHQPYVSCMLSVNQQIWIGTASGVVMILHLKNAKLNHYDLHTGTNHGHNELGDRHNRTTDQQSVKGAPFTAICSYEDAQMSCFGHLNGVRCLLAVTAEDILKCTMRDITGSFESDDAKQFSWMFSGGYGFVDLQLKDTDERNKRRRLSGVPSTPTLRPVTGKLAHNQRGYCPDSRYDSQQFLFWKL; this comes from the exons ATGTCTGAAATTTTTACTCCAGACGACGAGTCGATTGACGGCTCAGAGTCTGGGATCGTCTCCGAACAGGTCATGATACTTGCCAACAGCATTCTAGCAGAGTTGCAAAGAGTCATGGATACGTACGCGGTCGAGGCGCACGATTTTACACAACTAACAGGCCTCATTACGTCAGCTCTGGAAGAACTGGACTTCTCTCTAACCGAAAAGAGCAAAGCGTCGTTTCAATTAGAACAGATGGAAATCGAAATGGCACAGCTGCTGCAGCGCTTGAACGAGGAACGAGAATCTAGACAAGCAACAGATGAG CGTTATATTTCTCTGGAAGATAGTTATGGAACGGAGAGACGAAAACTGCTCAgccaagtacagcaagtacagAATGAGAACAAACAGCTGGTTAGCAAACTGCAAACAAAAGCTGACCATG TGGCTCGGCTGGAAGAGGAACGTGATGATATAAATAGAAGATATCAAGAGCATAATGCAAAACATACAGAG GATATTGGACGATATCTGAGGAAGATAGAACAGCTGCAGGCGACTGAAGATGCTTTACG GCAGAGGACGACTAGTGTAGTTCAAAAGCGTTTTCGGTCATCATCCACATTATCTTCATCATCACAGAGTAAAGAACGTAGTCTTAGTCAGAAGGCTACAGATGTAAGTCCTCTTGTCACAAGTCCAACAGAGCCACCTAAGCTGAATGATGAGGAATGCAGCAGTGAAAAGGCTAGTGAACCTGCTGCTCCAAGCTCAGTTACACGAGGCTGGAAGGAAGAAATGATGTCTCCTACAACTGATCTGTTAGGCAATGGTGCCTCTACATCACTTCATAATGTCATACAAGATATGGAGACTAGACGTGCACAAATTGATCAAGAAGATGAAAAATTGTATGCTGTTGAACAAGAGGAAATAGTCGATGAGAAACAAAACACTGCATCCCTCAGTGAAGAACTGTTGCTCAGTAACGAGCCTGCACCTCATG TGGAGCAAGTGAAGCAGCTGATGAGTGAGGCACAATTGTTAGAAACACAAAG acagaaactcACATCAAAGAACAGTTCACTAACAGTACAAATTGAAGAGCTTCAAAG TGAGGTCGTCAAACAAAAAACTGAGATTCAGATGAAAGAAGCAAATGAACAACTTTTGGAACATTGCATTGAACATCTGAAAGGAGAAATTCGAAG ATATAAAGAAGCTGAAAAGAAAGGGTCTGTTGGAGACGCTGATGGCAGTAAAAAGAAA GGAGTATTGAGCTACACTAAGACTGAGCTGGATTCTGTTCTAAGGCAATATCACTTTTATAAAGAGAAATGTCATGATCTTCAAGAAGAGCTGCAGAG AACAAGAGCTGCTGCTTTGGCATCTTCACAACGACATCAGTCTGGCATCAGGAAGCT GCTTTCTCGTCTCTTTACTAAGATAAGTGGGAGCTCTTCTCCAGCTCCTCGTCGTGCAGACAGAACCTTAGC GAGTCCACGAGCTGACCCTTCTGTGCACAGGAGGCAGAAAGAGAATCTGAAACTTCTATCTG CTTCGATGACTACTGCTCCATGGACTGTTATTGACACTGACTCTTTTGTTATTACCAACAGCTGGAAGGTTGGTCATGGAGGAATAATAGATCCCACAGCTCCTGCTCTTCCCATGTATCACAGTTCTGTGCCTGTCCCTGAGGCTGGTGTCTTG CTTCTAAGttcagtgtctgtgtgttgtcctTGTGAGCCAGTTTCGTCAGTTGCAGAGTTGCAGACTGTACCTCATCGAGTGTTCATTTGGACAGCTACATTCAACAACGACGAGGCATCTCAAATCCATGTTGTTGATGTCACAGTTCCAATGCAAGCAAAAGTTACCGAGTCATTCCTTGTCAGTGATTCTAAAGTTCCGACAATGGTATTTGTTCCTACAATAGCAGCAAGAG CTCACTCTGGATCGAGTGCGGGCTCTGAAACAACAGAATCTCTGCGTAGCAATGATTCATCCAGGGAAAGTTATGATAGTCATGAACAAGGAAAGAGACGGTCTTACAGAGCATCATCTTTGACAGCTTCTGAAGTTGAAAATCATCCATTGATGCCTCCTAGATTAGTGAAAGATGCTAATGAGTACGTGGCAAAAACGTTTTACCACTCGTCCATTTGGGTTGGTACGGAGTCAGGATG GATTTACATCTACTCAACTATATCTGATCCTGGCAGACAACTTCTTGTACAAGACATGGACCATCCTGTACAATGCATTAG GTTTCTGTTCGACTCCGTCTTTGTTGGAACAAGTGATGGAACACTAGCTATGTTTAAATCGTGTTCAA CTGCTTGTTGTGGTTGGGATCTCTCAAATCATAAACGACTTCCATTGGATTCCAAGTCGTCTCTCgttttgtcagtctgtatggAGGCTGTTGATGATCAGTTGTGGGTTGGATGTAGCAATATGATCAATATAGTTGACCCTGTTACATTCGTTGTCAAG aCATCATTTTCTGTTCGAAATCGACTTAGTAGCGATGTTTCTGGAATATGCTGTATAGGTAAAGTCGTGTGTGTTTCCATGCACCGTAGTCCGCAGCTCTTCTTCTTACATGCACACGGCACGCAGCTACTTCAAGAAATTGATATCACTGGACTATGCAATCTGATTG ATTGTGAACCTGCTGCACCTCTTCATCAGCCATATGTAAGTTGTATGTTGTCAGTCAACCAACAGATATGGATAGGCACAGCTAGTGGTGTTGTTATGATCCTGCACTTGAAGAATGCTAAACTAAATCACTATGATTTACACACTGGCACTAATCACGGTCACAATGAATTGGGAGACCGACATAATCGAACGACTGATCAGCAATCTGTCAAAGGAGCGCCCTTTACTGCAATCTGTAGTTACGAAGATGCTCAAATGTCCTGCTTTGGTCACTTAAATGGTGTCCGCTGTCTGTTGGCTGTTACTGCAGAGGACATACTGAAGTGCACGATGAGAGACATTACAGGCTCATTTGAATCTGATGATGCCAAGCAATTTAGTTGGATGTTTAGTGGTGGTTATGGATTCGTTGACCTTCAACTGAAAGATACTGACGAACGAAACAAGCGAAGACGGTTGTCTGGTGTTCCATCGACTCCTACATTACGGCCAGTAACTGGTAAATTAGCTCATAACCAGAGAGGGTATTGCCCCGATTCGAGATATGACAGCCAGCAGTTCTTATTCTGGAAATTATAA
- the LOC134190485 gene encoding uncharacterized protein LOC134190485 isoform X2, giving the protein MVFHVSKALPEFEDQIQKTLSAHISAGKTRIHYRFVDDLIFEDFNSSPTSAFTIYLLAFPTIMQSTVKPSYWYSLNSDSGCGTTVWTGKERYLWIDLSAGPVGMFTVKENSNIVNQWTLPRLEHYGSSTNFRDNEFTTAVASLLTKIGEQVIVPSLQYARPFTDARQITLQLIVISDDLSTLVDRAVSHSIDWQLFRDTIGRLALYGQKLLYKVTPLVLESCPHCVASFSHALATKVQALSQNSSSVVTHQYLDSIELHHWLLQFRKSFGLQPLPGLSMSPFNKFFTLPIFLFDLSGYHSLLLDDGKQAVSFEDMVIAVRTPSSRQSTGFHCTGNKPDFDTSEVTRPVLASLFESLYGLLPTEYFLKNGSHVDYLWAAGLTPFGYLSSSKEISFALREAALRAPVLLNVDWSMTILSKAIDHYQEFGVEICAALSKFQCSQFAMRWHLLQYKLTHTMSLLSVGNYHIALYFSRSLRLEIVALRIFLKEAETSIYPRLRCEGVPLSMWSLPGLLVMSCMFVALVLVIASLYVVITRTGILAMVATPHLYTKPKVV; this is encoded by the exons ATGGTATTTCATGTTAGCAAA GCTTTACCAGAGTTTGAagatcaaatacaaaaaacGCTAAGTGCACACATTTCAGCTGGAAAGACTAGAATTCATTACAG ATTTGTTGATGATTTAATATTTGAAGATTTTAATTCATCGCCAACGTCTGCCTTTACTATCTATTTACTTGCTTTTCCAACTATAATGCAAAGCACTGTCAAG CCATCATACTGGTATAGCCTTAACTCTGATTCAGGCTGCGGCACAACAGTGTGGACTGGCAAAGAAAG GTACTTATGGATTGATCTTTCAGCTGGACCTGTAGGCATGTTTACTGTAAAGGAAAATAGTAATATAGTTAACCAATGGACTTTACCAAGATTAGAGCATTATGGCAGCTCAACGAATTTCAG AGACAATGAGTTTACAACAGCAGTTGCTTCTCTTCTGACGAAAATAGGAGAACAGGTGATTGTTCCCTCTCTTCAGTATGCTCGCCCATTTACAGATGCTCGGCAAATTACACTGCAACTAATAGTCATTTCTGATGA TTTGTCTACATTAGTGGATCGTGCAGTATCTCACAGCATTGATTGGCAGTTATTTAGAGATACTATCG GTAGATTGGCATTGTATGGGCAAAAGCTATTATATAAGGTTACTCCTCTTGTTCTTGAATCATGTCCTCATTGTGTGGCATCATTCTCACATGCACTGGCAACTAAAGTACAAGCGTTATCACAG AACAGCTCCTCGGTTGTCACCCACCAATATTTAGACTCAATAG AGTTGCATcattggttgttgcaatttcgAAAGTCATTTGGTTTACAGCCTTTGCCAGGATTGAGTATGTCACCGTTCAATAAATTCTTCACGTTGCCTATCTTTTTGTTTGACTTGTCTGGCTATCACTCTTTGTTATTGGATGATGGTAAACA GGCAGTGTCATTTGAAGACATGGTGATAGCTGTTCGTACTCCATCTAGTAGACAATCTACTGGATTTCATTGTACAGGAAACAAG CCTGACTTTGATACAAGCGAAGTCACTAGACCAGTTCTTGCATCTCTTTTTGAGTCTCTTTATGGCTTGTTACCAACTGAATATTTTTTAAA AAATGGTTCACATGTAGATTACTTGTGGGCTGCTGGTCTTACTCCATTTGGTTATTTGAGTTCATCAAAGGAAATTTCATTTGCCTTACGGGAAGCAGCCCTTCGAG CTCCTGTGTTATTAAATGTGGATTGGAGTATGACAATTTTGTCTAAAGCAATAGATCATTATCAG GAGTTTGGAGTTGAAATTTGTGCTGCTCTATCTAAATTCCAATGTTCTCAATTTGCAATGCGTTG GCATTTACTCCAATATAAGTTGACTCACACGATGTCTCTTCTCTCAGTTGGTAATTACCACATTGCTCTCTACTTCAGTCGATCTTTGAGATTAGAGATAGTTGCATTGAGAATCTTTTTGAAAGAAGCCGAAACCTCCATCTATCCTCGTCTTCGTTGTGAAGGG GTTCCACTGAGCATGTGGTCGCTACCTGGACTGTTGGTCATGTCATGTATGTTTGTGGCATTGGTGCTGGTGATTGCCAGTTTATACGTGGTCATTACCAGGACTGGCATATTGGCCATGGTTGCAACACCACATCTGTACACAAAGCCTAAAGTTGTCTAG
- the LOC134190485 gene encoding uncharacterized protein LOC134190485 isoform X1, giving the protein MIKFVSFRLCLFLSLLVPSILRLSHYFDPEHDKFATEDIFYQAVEAGELSVSQSAVNLTEVSSRLKNATMSVYVEVKLVGFSWNTGSNPILQPSQLTHILDIVQRDRAIYVAKPHHHRLTTRKKMVFHVSKALPEFEDQIQKTLSAHISAGKTRIHYRFVDDLIFEDFNSSPTSAFTIYLLAFPTIMQSTVKPSYWYSLNSDSGCGTTVWTGKERYLWIDLSAGPVGMFTVKENSNIVNQWTLPRLEHYGSSTNFRDNEFTTAVASLLTKIGEQVIVPSLQYARPFTDARQITLQLIVISDDLSTLVDRAVSHSIDWQLFRDTIGRLALYGQKLLYKVTPLVLESCPHCVASFSHALATKVQALSQNSSSVVTHQYLDSIELHHWLLQFRKSFGLQPLPGLSMSPFNKFFTLPIFLFDLSGYHSLLLDDGKQAVSFEDMVIAVRTPSSRQSTGFHCTGNKPDFDTSEVTRPVLASLFESLYGLLPTEYFLKNGSHVDYLWAAGLTPFGYLSSSKEISFALREAALRAPVLLNVDWSMTILSKAIDHYQEFGVEICAALSKFQCSQFAMRWHLLQYKLTHTMSLLSVGNYHIALYFSRSLRLEIVALRIFLKEAETSIYPRLRCEGVPLSMWSLPGLLVMSCMFVALVLVIASLYVVITRTGILAMVATPHLYTKPKVV; this is encoded by the exons ATGATCAAGTTTGTATCATTTCGTCTGTGTCTATTTCTGTCGCTACTCGTTCCTTCAATTCTCAGATTGAGTCACTACTTTGATCCTGAACATGACAAGTTCGCAACAGAAGATATTTTCTATCAAGCGGTTGAAGCAGGAGAGCTCTCTGTATCCCAATCTGCAGTCAACCTGACAGAA GTTTCTAGTCGTTTGAAAAACGCGACAATGTCTGTGTATGTTGAGGTGAAGCTAGTCGGATTTTCTTGGAATACTGGAAGTAATCCAATTCTACAG CCATCTCAGTTGACCCATATCTTGGACATTGTTCAAAGAGATCGTGCTATTTATGTTGCTAAGCCTCATCATCACAGACTGACGACCAGAAAGAAAATGGTATTTCATGTTAGCAAA GCTTTACCAGAGTTTGAagatcaaatacaaaaaacGCTAAGTGCACACATTTCAGCTGGAAAGACTAGAATTCATTACAG ATTTGTTGATGATTTAATATTTGAAGATTTTAATTCATCGCCAACGTCTGCCTTTACTATCTATTTACTTGCTTTTCCAACTATAATGCAAAGCACTGTCAAG CCATCATACTGGTATAGCCTTAACTCTGATTCAGGCTGCGGCACAACAGTGTGGACTGGCAAAGAAAG GTACTTATGGATTGATCTTTCAGCTGGACCTGTAGGCATGTTTACTGTAAAGGAAAATAGTAATATAGTTAACCAATGGACTTTACCAAGATTAGAGCATTATGGCAGCTCAACGAATTTCAG AGACAATGAGTTTACAACAGCAGTTGCTTCTCTTCTGACGAAAATAGGAGAACAGGTGATTGTTCCCTCTCTTCAGTATGCTCGCCCATTTACAGATGCTCGGCAAATTACACTGCAACTAATAGTCATTTCTGATGA TTTGTCTACATTAGTGGATCGTGCAGTATCTCACAGCATTGATTGGCAGTTATTTAGAGATACTATCG GTAGATTGGCATTGTATGGGCAAAAGCTATTATATAAGGTTACTCCTCTTGTTCTTGAATCATGTCCTCATTGTGTGGCATCATTCTCACATGCACTGGCAACTAAAGTACAAGCGTTATCACAG AACAGCTCCTCGGTTGTCACCCACCAATATTTAGACTCAATAG AGTTGCATcattggttgttgcaatttcgAAAGTCATTTGGTTTACAGCCTTTGCCAGGATTGAGTATGTCACCGTTCAATAAATTCTTCACGTTGCCTATCTTTTTGTTTGACTTGTCTGGCTATCACTCTTTGTTATTGGATGATGGTAAACA GGCAGTGTCATTTGAAGACATGGTGATAGCTGTTCGTACTCCATCTAGTAGACAATCTACTGGATTTCATTGTACAGGAAACAAG CCTGACTTTGATACAAGCGAAGTCACTAGACCAGTTCTTGCATCTCTTTTTGAGTCTCTTTATGGCTTGTTACCAACTGAATATTTTTTAAA AAATGGTTCACATGTAGATTACTTGTGGGCTGCTGGTCTTACTCCATTTGGTTATTTGAGTTCATCAAAGGAAATTTCATTTGCCTTACGGGAAGCAGCCCTTCGAG CTCCTGTGTTATTAAATGTGGATTGGAGTATGACAATTTTGTCTAAAGCAATAGATCATTATCAG GAGTTTGGAGTTGAAATTTGTGCTGCTCTATCTAAATTCCAATGTTCTCAATTTGCAATGCGTTG GCATTTACTCCAATATAAGTTGACTCACACGATGTCTCTTCTCTCAGTTGGTAATTACCACATTGCTCTCTACTTCAGTCGATCTTTGAGATTAGAGATAGTTGCATTGAGAATCTTTTTGAAAGAAGCCGAAACCTCCATCTATCCTCGTCTTCGTTGTGAAGGG GTTCCACTGAGCATGTGGTCGCTACCTGGACTGTTGGTCATGTCATGTATGTTTGTGGCATTGGTGCTGGTGATTGCCAGTTTATACGTGGTCATTACCAGGACTGGCATATTGGCCATGGTTGCAACACCACATCTGTACACAAAGCCTAAAGTTGTCTAG